The DNA sequence CCTGCTTTCATCGGAGATTAGAACTGAATGTGTTGGCGTGCAAACAGACGCCCTTCATAGTGCTGTCAATGGCTTTAAAGAAACTTTTTTATAAGGTATTTTCTCGTGTCACTGCAGTCGCATGACTTCAAATCAAACTGTTGTTGTGGCCATGTTCGTAGACCTCGATACCCCCTTTATTTAAAAGAGGTGCTTGTGTATGctgacactgtaaaaaaaaaaaaaaaaatatttatgctTTTCAACCAGTGATTATTTCTGAATTGGTTTTTACCTCTGAATTCTTTTAGGTGTGTAGTCAGTGATTAGTTTTTGGGGCTTTGAGTCATGCAGTTgatattcttcatttttttaaaaattttatTTGCATAATCACAATTGAATAGCACAATCAGAATGTTCAAAAATCATACGCGTCAGTTGTTCCAAGACAAATTACCAATGTGTTGATTCAGACTGTTCAATATTAGATCACTTTTTGGTTTTAACTCTTATTGCAGGACTGCAGTTTTGCCACTAGATGTCATCATAGAGATGTTTGTTCACCCCCCCTATCGGTCAACCTCACTTGAATTCTTCAATTTTAATCACCTATCACGAGGGTAGGATGCCGTGTGTTGCAGATAAGTTGCCATCTTGACAGGTCaggttgtagtttttttttttttaaatttcgcAGTCCACTCTACACAATCGTTACAGAAACTTGACACAGTAGGTCTGGTTACCGgtaagtccttttttttttctctctaataAAATGCTCTCATCCTTACCATGTCAGGACTTACTCTGATGGAAACCAAATGAAATGGGCATTGTATTTAATATGCACTGGACCACTTCAGTTGAACCAAAATCAGCATGTGTTCAATGAGTTTGACAAAGACAGATGCAATGTAATATAACGTGCCTGTGTTTTGCTGCAAGAGGGAGTGTACAGTACATACATCTCACAACCACACATATATTTAGCAAAAAGCAGTAGATGGGTCGCTATAAAGAAAATATCTAACCCGATCCACGTAGGGCGCACATGAAATCAGAGTcaatgtttaagtgttttaataTAATACACCCTAAACATGATAGGAAAAGTTTAATATTGCCTAAAAGAACAATTACACATTTATTCTGAACTCCTGAAGGTTAGTGCTACAAGTTTTTTTCACATGGTGGACCGTTTGAGTTCTCTGGGGCTACCATAACACAATCATAACATTTAAGcatttaatttgatttcatGTGATCTTTAAAGACCGTCCTCTTATCCCATATCTGCCATTTACTTTTAATGTtgtccaatttttttttttttttttttgacgtgAGGAATAATACGGTAAAttttgaagaggaaaaaaaaactaaatgtaaagagtttttttaaagactaaaattgccgattttttttttttttttttgtgacaaaacattttttttcccatctaATGCGGTGGAACAAAAATAAGAACATGGCGTCTTTCCAGATTTCTGTTGATGAAAATGTGCCTTTTATTTGTacaaaactgtgtttttattatttctcgtttttctctctcccttcaAAGTGCAATAGCTGATCTTCAATGGGGCATGCCTGTTCACTAGAGGTTGTGTTTTGCcctgctgcgtgttgctgcTTGAGACTACTGTTTTCTCTCTtacccttcctccctccttcccctctctattatatataaatattataaatgTATCATTTCCAGAttctaaatataaatatttgtcaGAGGGAATCACACAGAAACTCACTATTTTGGGACAGGTATAgtatttggaaaaaaataaaaaaggaaaaaaaaggaaataaaaatataGAAAGTCCAAATGATGTTTACAGATTGAATCTTTTGGTTGTATGGGTTTATCATTATTCTGTATGACTGTTGGCAATAAAACCGTGAATGTGTAGAATTTCCTGTGCCAGAATAATAACTCTTACTCTTAGGTCATTTTGATAATCCAATCCAATCCGAGTCAGTATTCGCAGCATTCGTATTATTCCCTCATAATAAGGCTGTGAAGCGTCCTcatgctctttctttttttcactttattgtgtcaatattattattatatcttcATCCATCATATAAAAAGCTGCATTCATTTATTTCTATTCCACATGCTACATTCACAATTCCTCTGTGAGTTTACCAGCTTCATGCTTTAATGCATACAAATCTGAAGCCACTCTGAACATGCAGCAGTACTCCTCAAACAGCAGATGGCGCTGTGGTATCACACAGCGCTCTGCATCAGTTACAatggaaacattttttcattttttttataattgacttttttttagcGTGGTTTTTGTCAAGTACACAATGCAGGTTACAGTAACTGCACAGCATACTGTATAACTGAGTAAATACAAACTTACAGAATACATTGaataataaatatgtttgtCTACAATCATTCTTCATTCCATTTTTTTGGTAGTTTTATATATCTATAATTGCACTTTTTAACAGTTggaggagttttttttccccacttctTATTTATCTGGTATGGTCACAACCACAGAGGTATTCTGTCAGAGCaccttttttttatgtatacaTCATCGTCAACCACACGCAAATGATCAATTTTGGTGACACTAGATTGAGTCATTGAAGATACTGGACTTACAAATAGTTAATCAGTCTGGCTTCCCCACGTCTACATGTCCACATATGTCAACATCAAGCACAAAGGAGAAACCACTGCCCTGCAGCTAATGTCTGAAATATGAATAATACAAATGAATAAAAGCTTCATTTAAAAAGCTATTTTTAAATCCCATATTCCTGTTTGTTCTTCATGATGCTCATTCATCTCTGTGCTGTCAGTCTTTCCTCTCACTCTCCAGGACGGCTTCAGCAGCACCTCTGCTTGTTCCAGCCACCACAGAGACCTCACCACCCTCCTGCCCCTTCTCCTGCTCCGCCTGTCTGGAGCTCTGGTTCTGATTTGGGTTGTTCTGGCTGCTCCATGACTTGCTCCTGCTGCGGCTGGGCTCCAGGGACTGTCTGTTCCCGCTGCCATTTGCAGAAACATTCCCCTTGTAGCATACGCCACAAACCAGCCCTAGAAAGGCCCGTCTCATCTCGCGGCTGGCCAGAGTGTAGATGACCGGGTTCATGGCGGAGTTGAGGACAGCCACTGCAATGAACCAGTCGGCTTTGTAGAGGATGGGGCAACGCTGCTCACACGCCACGTCCACCAGAAGCAGGATGAAGATAGGCGTCCAGCAGGCGATGAAGACCCCAACGACGATGATGACGGTGCGCAGCAGTGACATGGCGTGCTCAGAATTGCTGTGCTTGCTCACCTTTCGGCTGCTGGACTTCACCAGGATGTAGATGCGGGCATAAAGGATGGACATGGCCAAGAGCAGAACCATGAAAACTGTGATGCAGAAAGCTACGTATTTCTTGGTGTAGAGAGGGAGGACTGTGGAGCAGTCCGGTAGGTTGTTCAGGCAGTTCCAGCCCAGAATGGGCAGAGCTCCAAGAGATATCGCAATGAGCCAGCAGGTCCCTATGAGCAGAAACACTCTGTAGTTCTTGTTGGCATCATAAGGCCTCATTTTGATCATAGTCAGGTGTCTCTCTATTGCAATAGCAAGCAGGCTGAAAATGGAGGCACCAAGTGCTACAAACATGCTCCCCTCTCTGACGAACCAGAGAGCAGGTGAGAGCTGCAGGGTCTTCTCTCCAGACAGGAGCAGGTTGACCAGGTAGGCGACTCCAGCCAGCATGTCGCACAGAGCCAGGTTGGCGATGAAGAAGTACATGCGATTGTGGAACCTGTGGTTCCTCCATATGGCTACCAGCACGGTGAGGTTCTCCAGGACTATGAAGCTGCATATGATGAGGAACGCGATGGTTTTGGTGTCCACGGTGCCGGTACTCGTGCCAAAGGTGGGCCGGTGGTCCAGCTTTCCTGTGTAGTTGTAGTGGAGGTATATCTGTTGGTTCATCATCTTCAAAACAGCCAAGATGCTAAGACTGGATGTCAGTCCTGCACAGGGAGTCCAGGGTCCACTGTCTTCAGCTACAGCAGGACATGTGTGTTAATTACAGAAAGCAGCAATGTGTAGTTTATGTCTGATTCATTCAAAAGAGATATtcagaaataattaaacaataGTCTGAagcttattttaaaatgtcaatttGCCACGTGAAATTAACCTTATTTTAATTACTGTCATAAATGCTAAGTGACACACTGATTGATCGATTTATTCTGTTTTATCGATCAGTAAATGTAATTGTCCACTTTGTGCTGGTTTCCTTTAAACGGAGAACTTACCTCTGGACGGTCGCACTTCGCTTGTAGTTGAACGTTGAACGCACCCCGAGGAACAAACATGTCATTGGCGGATATTTGGTGagtctctgtgtttttccccgTTCCTGTGTTGAACTTTAAGTCCCTGTGCATCGCTCGGTGGAAGGGAGCAGCTCCTCATCTTTCGCTCCTCGGTCTGAAAAACTCCGGAGCTGTCGACGCTGGGCTGGAAGTCAcaccctctccttcctcctcctccagcccgGACggggagagcagcagagaggctgctggagggTCAACTCATGTTAGCAGAGCAAAGGCAGGAGGTAACTTACCCTCACAGTTTACACTCTGAAAATCGTAATATTAAGTATATTTAACTTCTTTGAAATCAACTATACAAGCAGGCGTAATGCTAATAGGCTGCTAACAGGTTTAGCTATACGTTTAATAAAGTGCAAGTGCACATAAAAGCACGTTagcttttgtgttttgtgttttttacgcacatacacatgcaaacTTAAAGTTGTTTCTCTTGTGATTTTTTGATTGTTTTGGTTAAACCAATTTTGAACCATTAAAAAACTTTGTTAGCATAATTAGCtagcttaattttttttttctagctagctagctagctagctagctaacgaGTCTGTCTCCAACCCGGAAGTTCATCACCTTTTTATGAAAAGCTTAACCTATTTTTCCATTCTGccttcatttattgttttcacaAATTATCATTATTTCTTATGATGTCTAGTTCAAATTTAAAAGCTAATTTTAAGGCTATATACACAAAATTACAATGGCTCAATTCCCTAAACAACGTCTTTTGAAGAAAGCTTAACAAAGTCAATGGTTTATTCATGGAAGAAAATAGAGCAAATAGTAAGTACTTTAGTACTGAATTATTAATGACAGTCGGGATCTCAGATATGTATgtaacataaacacataaatgaatagatgcaaaataaaataaggcTCCACAAATGATTATTAACCCTAAACAATGAACAAATCATCTATAATACAAGTAGTGTTATAGAAGTAAATACTTAATGAATACAGTGTAACATAGGTCTTTGTACTTTTGCATGAACATCATAAATAGATAAgctatttctatttctatttgaTGCAGAAAGAGACAACATGCTGTAAGTGACGGCAGCCTGTTCTTTGTCCTGGTCATGCTGTTGTGACCTCATATCCAGGAAGGATGGGCAGGGCTGGCAGCAAGGAGTCTGAGAGGCAGCAAGACAGATGATGATTCTTTAAAATAGATGTGACATAGTGGACTCTACACACCGACAATAATTCAGGACTTCCCTAACTAAAACTAAACATAAAATCACCAAAGTGTGACCACAACAATAAGCTTTATTTTCACTAAAGAAAGGTTGAGCCCAGAATGTCTGACTCATAGCCTCAAAAAATCTCACTGCTTTTGTATTGTGTATATGGAGCCACACATTTAGCCTCATGCATTTTCCCTGAACGAAGCACATACTGTGCTGTGTTGGAGACCAAGTCATTAAATTGTAGATATCTTCCAGTGTCTGTGGTTATTAACCCAGAGGAATGTTTTCTGTGGTTGAATAAACAGCTGTGGTCTGGCATTGGTCCATTAGCATTGTTACAGTTACAATTCTCAGTCATTTCCTGCAGGTCACACTTTGCCAGCAGCAAAAGGAAAAATCCAAATAGTCACTCTGGATCCACAGCAAATCTGGGTCCAATCACAGAGTGGGTCTACGTCAAGGCAGCTGGATTAACAGCAGAGCGGGAACATGGTTGGAAAAACCTTGGGTTTTTTAGCAAACTGCAGTGATGTGGGGCTCGCATCTGCATTTACATAAACTTTGGGCCAAATATGAAACCATCAGCAAGTACTAACCCATAATATGTGGTCAGAGTGAGTCTATTTGTATTCGTAGACTATTGAAGAGGAGCATGGGTGGAgggtttttcacttttttaggACCACCCTCACTAGACTGTTACTTTGCAAGCAGCCGCTTCATGGGTTTGAGCGAGGCTGAATTTTCCTGTCATCTTTGTCAGCAGGGTGGTAATTAAAGTCCTTTGTAGCTGCCAgttttcagcagcagatgtcGTAAGGCTCCCTTAAATCATCAATGCGCCATATGTGTGATTTCCTGCCATTATAGTGccatattatttaaatataaccTACAAGCTGCAAGCTGTCATTTGAAAGTACTGTACAATATAAGCTTCCTTCCCTCAGAGTAGCTGGACCTTCCAGATGGTAAAACCATTCCTCGGGGGAAAGTTTCCACTGCTTAGCTGCAGCCGGCCTCAGACATTTTACACTGTGTACTTTTATGTAATATTATCGGTGGCAAATATTTGCATCCTCATccaaagtaaaagtacagatGTACTAAAGCAGAATAATACAAACACGGTAATTTAATTGAAGATATCTGAATTGTGCAGGATCAGCTTAGATATAGATTTAACTAATTTAACAATCCTCAGCACAGCTGCGTGAACATATCAAGATATTCATTATTAATCTTAATGCAGTGTAAGAGCAAAGCCTTTATAGTATTTTTACATCCATAATTGATTTTCTAATGACGTTTATGTTACTGATATCGTTACAGTGTCTTATTCTAAGTGGAGAACTAATGGTTAAATCTAAATAGCCGGATAGAATTAAGATAACGGCCCTGCTGTATTCAACAAAATCTATTTGGCTGGCATTACTTTGCTAGGGTTTGCCTTGTTCAAGCTCTCAACCCTTCATTAGAGCGCAGGAGCTGGGGTCAGATCCGCGGGCAGTGGGCACATCCATGTGCAATTACACCAAAAACACTGCCTTTAATTTCACCCAGGCCATTTTTGAGGCAAAAACACACCCCGTGAGTCTGAGGCGGACAGTTCCCTCCTGCCCTGTGGCTTTGTGGCGGCAGTATTTCTAGGCACGGCGGTCTCTTGCATGCAGCTTAACAGAACAAGGCCTCTGAGATGTTTCTGGGGCATAATTTCAGCTGTGGCACAGTTTAGTCTAGGATCTGCCAACTTTAGAAGgccacacaaacagaaataggTCTTACGTTCTGTCATTTCCTTTGGCTACTGGAATATTTAGTGCTCTTACCTTTGGTACTTTAACTGTAAAAGTGCAGTGCTTTTCATTTCCCATTATATGTTTCCAGCTGAaagatttaatgttttttttgttgggtCTCTGCCAATGGCTCCAACTTCAGTAATACTGCAGTTGCTCCTCAACAGACTATCTGGTGTCAAATTGGCTGACAGTACCATATGAGCATAAATTTAATGGAGTGATATCACTTAACATTGAACATGGAAAAAAACCCTGCAGCCTCagtttttctctcattttgaAACCCTTCTGTCATACAGTAATAGCATGTCTCCCAGCCAAGGTTACAGACAGCTGTACTGCACGCCAGCAGCACACTCATTTTTTTGCCCACCTCTACATGTTGTACATGTATAAGGCAGGAGAATATCAGGGTTAAAGCTTTATAGTTAATAGGTAGGAGCAGGGCTGTTTCCTTTTCCTGAGTGCCTTGGCCTTCCAGACAGTTAATGTGAGTCCATTTATCACAAAGTCGAGCTGTGCTTTTCTCTTTCAGGCCCATTAGATCTACATGTTGTATTGATGTACAGCAGTCAATGCTCATGGCCTGACTTACTGCTCAATGAAAGGCTATTACATTGTCGTTAGCCAGAAAGGAATATGGAGTCTGTGTACAATAAGGCAAATATTCATATAGTGCTCTCTTCATTTACAGTTTGTCTTTCTTATGCATGTATAGAAAACTGTATCTAAAGTGTTAAAAAGATAAGTATATTCATATCACCTGCA is a window from the Parambassis ranga chromosome 12, fParRan2.1, whole genome shotgun sequence genome containing:
- the s1pr3b gene encoding sphingosine 1-phosphate receptor 3, which encodes MMNQQIYLHYNYTGKLDHRPTFGTSTGTVDTKTIAFLIICSFIVLENLTVLVAIWRNHRFHNRMYFFIANLALCDMLAGVAYLVNLLLSGEKTLQLSPALWFVREGSMFVALGASIFSLLAIAIERHLTMIKMRPYDANKNYRVFLLIGTCWLIAISLGALPILGWNCLNNLPDCSTVLPLYTKKYVAFCITVFMVLLLAMSILYARIYILVKSSSRKVSKHSNSEHAMSLLRTVIIVVGVFIACWTPIFILLLVDVACEQRCPILYKADWFIAVAVLNSAMNPVIYTLASREMRRAFLGLVCGVCYKGNVSANGSGNRQSLEPSRSRSKSWSSQNNPNQNQSSRQAEQEKGQEGGEVSVVAGTSRGAAEAVLESERKD